CAAATGCATTAGGGTGGCTAGGTCAGTTCTATAATATCTCCGTTTATTCATAATTCctcaatttatacatttattgcatTATCTCTATATGCACAATTCAAGGGTATCTTAACTTAAATTCTCAGTCTATGCCTACTAaggattttcatatttttaccggCCGAGTACGAATTATCTCAAGTTAAGGAAAAAGAAAAAACCTATGAAGTAGAAATCTCAACAAGAGAATAAAGATGCTTCAAGATCTAATGAGACACGAGTTAAAATAGCATCCTTCTCCTAGACAAACAGGATATATGggttattgaaaatgaaaaatcttcaaaaagttacaaagaaaaagaaaatatgagGATCAAGCACGTGAAGACAGGAAAAGGTCAGTCAATATGGTAAAGATTAGATTTCTGCCAGAAGAAAAGAATTATGGAAAAGGATTTCAAAGAATATTcttgtgaaaataattatatgtaaagcTAGATGTTCTAAAAAATATCTGTTCAAGCtcgaacaaaatatttaacctcTTACGGCCCCATGTTGCGATTTTGCAACAtaccacatttaattttttttaggactTTAGATGTTAAATATCGCTTTAAATCCCATTGTTACGTTTTTGCAACGTACTGGTGGTAAATTTTGTGGCAAAACATTGGCTACACTGACTACAGGTAGTCCAGAGGCAGCCATCTTGTTGTTGTGATTCTTGGATTTTACATGCTCTGCAATTCAACAGCTTTAGAGAAGCCATACTCCCAAAAAAAGGTAAGTTAGCTAAATCAAAAAAATACTAGGTGTtgagaatttcattatttaagtatattaattgattacataagttgttttcacaaattttcaaagtttacagcTCGAAAACCGTTTGAGTCTTTATTGCAACATTGGGCCATAAACTAGAAAACTCTCGATTCCGCATTGTGTCTTTAATGCAACAGTGGGCCAAAACCTGAAAAtctgttagtatattttttgtaacattggGCCATAATGGCTGGGTATAAACTTAGTTTTCAAGGTAcatatttgtttccaaataagCATAATTCATTACAAAAGAGTCTCGAAGATTTATgctattgtaaaactaaaaacctatatttgtaattagagaTGAATCGATCAAGGAGGGATCCTCGTCCTCCGGTTTATCTCACGAGTGAAGAAATAGAGGAATGCTGTATGCTGCCACCTGATTCGAGTGACGATGATAGTGCAGACGACAGTGACGCCGACCCAGACCTTGCCCACACAAACCGACTGGAAAGATTTATGCAATCTAAATACAATAATGGTAAGCACAGCTCATTGACATTATTGGTGATACTTATTACTTTgtgtatgtaaatgtaatattataatgatctAACTCAATTGTGTTTGTCCTTAGACGAAGAAATGAACTCCGAAGAAGACAACTTAGCAGAAATTCGAAATGAAACCTCAAGTCAAGCAGAAGAGGAAGAACCGTCTACTTCTACGCAGGCACCAAGGAAGACCAACAAAAATAAGCCTCCACCCCCCTTTGGACAAATGTGGATACTGCCGAAAGTGTAAGAGAGCCTGTTATCTGGAAAGACACACTTCCTGAAAGTACTGTGCGTGCCTCTCCTATagaatactttaaagaattttttgacaaCTCAATTCTTGATAGAATTGTAGATCAGTCAAATGTATTTGcaattcaaaaaaatcctaacaaGCCATTGAACTTGACCAGAAATGAACTCGAACAATATATTGGTATTTGTTTTGCAATGTCAATTTTTGGCCTTCCCAGGGCAAGGATGTATTGGGCAAGTTTGACAAGAGTCCCAAAAGTAGCAGATGTTATGGGTCGAAATCGttggattgaaataaaaaataacaacacgaACTACAATCCAATTGATCCTGAGCGTGACAGACTTTACAAAATTCGTCCCATGGTTGatcatttaaaggaaaaattcaaaatgatttcCAAGGAACAGCACTTATGTGTTGATGAACAGATTGTTCCTTATAAGGGGAACTCAAAACTTCGACAATACAAtccaaaaaaacctaaaaaatgggGTTATAAAATCTTTGCTTTGTGTGATACAAAAGGACTTGtatataactttgaaatttacTGTGGGAAAATTCAGCCAGTTCCTGGTTTTCCTGATCTTGGGGCGAGCTCAAATATAGTTCTGAAAATGGCCAACACCATTCCAAGGGAGAAAGATTACCTACTTTTCTTTGACAACTGGTTTTCTTCATTGCCACTGTTTTTTGAACTTTCTAAGCTAGGCATTGGTGGATTATCTACCATAAGGACTGGTCGGTTTCCGGGATTAAACTTTCCCAAAGATAAAGAAATGAAAGCACAAGGAAGAGGATCATTTGAagaaaagaaacatgaaaaagaTGACATTGAGGTGAGAGCAATCAAATGGTTTGACAACAGAGGGTAATACAAAGTAACCTTAGTTTCGACTTTTGAAAGTGCGCTTCCATTGACAGAAGTTAAGAGATATGATAGGAAATCATCAAAGGAAATTTTTGTTCCATGCCCGAAAGCTGTAGTaacttacaacaaatttatgGGAGGTGTAGACCTCTTGGATGGCTTGATTGCAtactacagaataaaaataaaatccaagatGTGGTACCTAAAGTTTTTATTCCACTTCATGGATCTCACACTCGTAAACTCATGGCTTGTTTACCGAAGAAGTTGCAAAGagcaaaaattaactaaaaaagacATAATGGACTTATTGGATTTCAAATCAAGTGTGGCCGAGAGTCTTCTAAAACAAAGGAAGAACACAGAAAAGAAAAGAGGAAGACCATCTGCAGATCAGATTGATATGCAACACAATCTAAAGAAGAAACGTGGCCCAGCCAAACCAATTCCAGAGCCCACTACTAGAAGAGATGAGACATCACACTGGCCTCAAATCACAGAGGACCGACAACGTTGCAAAAACCCACAATGCAAAGGAATAACTGTGGTGAAGTGCATCAAGTGCAGTGTTCATCTCTGCTTGACAAAAGCTCGCAATTGCTTCACCGCATTTCACACATGAGCTTAACCATATCTGGTTTATgcctaaacttattttattatgtttgtgtaCTCTACTAGAGTGTTTTTAATTAGCAAgtttctaaaaactgttaatatattaCCCTGACAATGAAAACtttcatgtaaataaacattattctattataacccactgtttcatttttgttacatacccattttgagcttattttacattatgcCCAATGTTGCTAATTTGCAACAAACCTTAAACAACccctaaatatacaaataaaaatttaaaaaaaaatagtagtcatcttaaaaggtttattaacaccaaaaagttttggtaaaagatttttttcctgacaaataaataatttgggcCGTAAGAGGTTAAATAGTTTTTTCCATTAAGCTacgaaaactaaaatttgtataggaATACTGCAATAAAATAAGAACCTATTTATCAAAAGTATGCCAAAGATGGTGACAAAAGAAGTTTTACGagaagttaatttttgaattaattaaaggTCTGCCGTAGTATGTTTTTGTATACCTTGGGTATAACAACAAAAAGGACAAACACTGCTCCTACTACATGTAGAAAGAATGACACCAAAGATAAGAGAGGTGTAAGAGGAGGGCATTAAGAAAATGccacaaagtaaaataaaagaagtcGTAAACTTTGTGAAAAGGATTCCTAAGTATTTATCgaactataaaagaaaaactacaagCAAACAGCTCCTTCCTATGGATATGACAATACCAAAGACGTATGATCAGTACAAATCTGAGCTGGAAGACTCGGTGAAACCTGcagttaaaaaaaagtgttttataataaattaatttgacaagaaatgtttaaaaaagattgTTGCAGCAGATGTGATTCTTTGGAAATGGCGATATAAAAGAAGTCGATGGAGGTAATAAAGAAGTGATAAGACAGAAACAAGAACACTGGAGCGAAGCAAAATAGGCAATAGAAAATATGAATGCAGATATTCAAAGAAGCAAGAGCAATGAAAATCTTAAAAGCAATAACATATGACTTAGAGAAAACTCTTACCGAgactaacaaaaaatgtaatattttataacagaccGCTGTGGCTGTATAACCTTTGAATCCACACTGGAAAACGGAATCAGGTTCATAGTTTGGTTTGGACTAAGAATGAGGCTGGAAGAGGAGCACAGGAAGTAGGGTCATGCATAGGACGTTCTTGTAATGAGTTTCTAGAATATATTGTAGAGATGGCCAAAAtcgcaattttaaaattttactaatgcTGAAATCTGTATTGGAAACCAATCCCACattgatgaaaattaatttttaaatatgtaatatcagGACACTCCTTACCCAATGATACCGATTTTTCAGACATAAAATGTACCTTAAAACTTTAGCGGAGGTTGTTGAGACAAAAGTAACAAATAGCAAACCTAAACAAAAGATGAAACAAATGAAAAGATAAGTTAGCTTAcaactaagaaaattaaaatcaccttagatgaacattttaaaaaggaaagCTACTTTTGGGGTACCTGCACTGTGCAGAAAGTATTTTACTAGTGCATTGGAAGGATGTTTACAAGGAAGGATGTTCGGGACCGTTGGATCACTCAGGGAAGAAAACCCTACAAAAATGCTGCTGCGGGCAAGCCTAAagtctattttaatgaaaacctgACAGTGGACAACAGAAAACTGCATAGAGAAACCAAACTTAATTCCAAAGACAGAGACTATAAATTTGTGTGTGTAAAAAACGGAAAATTCTTTgcgaaaaaagttaaaatgctTCAATTCTACATATTACATCAAAAAGCGACCTGAACAAACTTGTATAAGttagaattatttatacatttgaatcattatgtattttttttatctttattcttttacctttaatgtttaaaattagctCAGGTGGTACTTATGTGGATGGCTTAATATTGTGAGGTGTTACTCAGTGTTATGTCTGGGTTGGTCTTATGTCCttagtattattgtaactaatagATGAAGTTTTGCCTTTTCTCAGTTAGGCGGCTTACAATGGTACGATGCTGTAAATTATAGTCTAATGATTATTTGCAGATTGATTTCCTTTATTGCTGAAATTCAAGTACGAATCAAATTAGGACGAATATTAGTAATGTATTCATGCTATTGATGTAGAAATTAgtccaaataatataaaaaatgtatacttttttagtgtAATGTATGATAAAGGTTAATCGTTCAAATATATTATACCTAATGTATTGCTGTAATTATGTGTGTAATAGGAAAGGTGCCAAGATTCAAATGAGTAGGTActcatatatatgtatgtttcagTTACAGGCACCAGAGACACGATCACGTCGAAGGTCGGTAGATAACCAAATTACATGACAGACAGACGCCACATACTTACCGACGATGAACTCTCTGATGTAAACATAGATAAATGCCGTTATTTCCCTGATATTGATTCTTTCTTATCAACTATCGAAGCGATCATTGATTCTCCACTAATATAACACATGAATCTGCGGTCTATTCGGAATTTTGACGACCTAAGGGTTTTCTTAGGTGGGTGTAAATTTGATGTGTTAttaataccataaatatatatCGATTCATCGCTAACTGATATTTTCCAAACACCAGATTATAACTGTTGGTTTAGATGCAGAGAGTCAAGAAGGAGAGGGGGCCTGGCGAtgtatattcacaaaatattgtcTGTTTCTCCGATTTTGTCTGACGTCAGAATAACCGAATGTGAGTTCATGgcgtttaatgtaaacatttttaaacattcatacagaTTTTACGCATTTACAGACCACCAATCACCAATGAAAGTTGGATGAGCTAGATATGTTGTTGAGTCAATGTAATAGCAAGGAGAGACTGATATTAGTCGGTGacattattcttaatttaaatcatGCTGCATCATCTCGTATAGTTCAATATGAATAGATTTTAATCATGGACCAAGAAGACACTGTGGATTAAGTATCAAGTTAGTAGGATCGCTCTATCAATGTTATGTTATGTTCTCTACGCGATATTGGAATAAGCCTTACGTTAACCGGTGGATAGAGCTAAAGCTTAAAAACGTCGGAAACTCGTACTGCTTCCTGTGTTGGAATGGAATCCTTGTATCGAGAAGCTTCGACTGCTCTCTTTGTCACTCGCCCAAATCGATAGGATCATTATCATAATTCTAACTAATCATATCCTAGTTAACTTCGGATAGTGTCAAAGTTACGAACATTACGGAAAGTTGGAACCAAAAAGGTCAATGACAGATAACATGTAGTGTATCACTGATACCAACAAGAAGGTCACGCGAGTCGCCAGGAAGCCACTGCGACTCACACAATCTGATAGAGTCGTCACGAGAGTCTTGTTAACTCTCAGCTGAGGCATAATCTTTACATTTTGTTCTGTGCACTCTTTCTTTAATACTTTCATATTACACGACACTAACGGTTGGTTTGATTTAAACTTAAATCGTAAACCACCTGCCATAGACACCTTGCAGACCAATAATACATACAATGTCATTCTTTCTTGTAATATAATATCTTGTAAACTATTTTGAACAATATGATGCAGTAATTATTAATGAGGTTTGCATTACCACACAGGCCCCCACATGCAGCAGGCCCCTGACGCCTTAAAGTTTTGAAGTCAAAGTCAATCGAATTTTTATCCTCCAATGATTGGTGCCGAGTGTTCTAGACTAGCTCTAGTACAGTTTGCATTAGATTAATCTTAACAGCCCGCTATTTGAACACATTTATATATGGTTTCTAATAAGATTCCAAGGATCATTTATTATAGGATcagaatatttttgaatgttattaaGTTATCCTCATGGCCTGTTTTTCTAAAGATTCTAACTTTTGTATACTAATGTCCGTGAAATAAGTGAGAAATGATCATTTCCTCCCATAAGAAAACATGCTTCACTATACAACCACCATAAAGATCTCAACAGGATACAATATTGGTGTAttgttttgcattatttaaaaagtatcattatttctattaaaaataatagttattcgTAAGACTGCGAAAattcaacaatacaatttttttttttagattcacTGCATAATATTTTACGATGGTTAGATGAATTTTTCTTCGATACAGTTCTGTTTTAAaatctctcagcttaaaaagaggGTTGTTCTATTAATTCCAGAACAAAATCGTCCGGacatttactttaaatgtttatgtgaaagaaaaaccaaattcaAGACGCTTTTTGGAGAACGATAGCTTATGCTTAATTCATTTCTTAGATCCTATTCACCTAGTAAACGCCTTTTCATCATTGCAAAGGTGTACGTTctccaaatatatataaaagacgAAATGCTGCATAACTATTGCGGTTAAATCGATACAGCAAACTCATTACCGTTCTCATAAACACGAACTAAGTCGTacaatttcttttaatgtttgtataaaagAGCTATAACGTGACTGCAGCGATTGTGCGTGTTGTATTTTATTGTCGAATAACAAGCCTGCAATGTTTCCTGACGACTACCGTGACGTCACGATCTTGTCCGTCAACTTGACGGGTCTTTACTCTTTACTCAAACATTTCTATGGTTCCCtaaattgaaatgtatatacTTATGCAATTGTAAATAACACAATTGGTCAATATTATTACGTTATGAATTTAGTTAGAAACATGAACTTCAAACTcaggacttttattatttttttattaagttaactGGAACTTTTTATTAAACTAACTGAAAGAGGACTTAACATTGATTTCAGATAAGGACATATCTCGTAAATCGTATTCGTAACTATCGTacgatttattattaatgttgtgTTGAGTGTTTGGCACAAGTTTTAGTGCATTTAGAAGTAATTAAAGAGTGTCTTTTTACtcattgaaaatatatactttcGTATGTTTTacgttttaagaaaatttatgttaaattaaccGTGCAATTCATACAGTGCTACAATGAACATTATTGTTCAATTATTTCAGATACTAATTGTACTTCATATGGAAATCTTTTCAGAATTGTACACAAAGATATGTCAGTAATGTGAGCATTACAAGCATTACAAGATGTTAGAATAGAGTATCCATAATGTGAAACTAATTTGCTTCTCGAAGAAGTGTTGATTTAAATTAGGAATTGACAAGATCCCTTGTTATTCAACAGTGCCGGCACAACTTCAAACGATGTACGTCATTTCCGATGTGTTTCTTTGtgttcaagttttgttttacatGTAAATCGATATCATATTTTTAGGTTGTTTATTGCTCCTTTTCGTATTCACTTGATGATCAGAACCATTCTCTTCGACAACAGACAGGACAGTACACATAGGAAGCAGGAAGAGTTGATTTAAATTAGGAATTGATAAGATTCCTTGCTATTCAACAGTGCCGGTACAACTTCAAACGATGTACGTCATTTCAGATGTGTTTCTTTGtgttcaagttttgttttacatGTAAATCGATATCATATTTTTAGGTTGTTTATTGCTCCTTTTCGTATTCACTTCATGTTCAGAACCATTCTCTTCGACAACAGACAGGACAGTACACATAGGAAGCAGGAAGAGTTGATTTAAATTAGGAATTGATAAGATTCCTTGCTATTCAACAGTGCCGGCACAACTTCAAACGATGTACGTCATTTCCGATGTGTTTCTTTGtgttcaagttttgttttacatGTAAATCGATATCATATTTTTAGGTTGTTTATTGCTCCTTTTCGTATTCACTTGATGTTCAGAACCATTCTCTTCGATAACACACAGGACAGTACACATAGGAAGCAGGAAGAGTTGATTTAATGCGACTTAATGATAATTGTCGAGTTCAGGTGAAGCTGAAATTTATGTTACACGTTTTTTCCTAGTAGAAACAAATTTATAGTTGCAGTCTgtcaatgtaaatataattttagatatctaactagtgaaaatgtaattgataaaaattcatatatgCTTAAAATACTGTGAGTtaatattgttgtacatttaatTAAGGTAACGCACAGTCTGCTGTTATTAATGTTAGTGACGCCTGCAAAAAATATTACGATACGCCTTGCATCATGTTGATATGGCAGTTTATTGATGTACTCTGTTACCTTCTGACAGCTAGCCTCATAACATTGTATTCTAATTTCTACAATAACTATATGATTCCTTCAATATGCAACTGTTGACTAACTATGCGGAATTTTGGATTTAGTCACACAAAAGAGACAATATTTGTCTCGTGTTCCTTTCTTCTATAGAAccaagaagaatttaaaaaactatcCTATTTCACGATTgttgttagttttgttttatttgtcaaaaattaaagtgtatttatCCGATAAGTGCTTATCAAAATCATATCGTTGACCGTTCTATAAATATCAGTTGAGtccattaaattatttctattatattgcttttgatgttttattatattttgtccaCATAATTTATTCACAATGGATAATAACCACAGCATTATCCTTAAATGAATTAGTCggtaattttagatttaagattTAGTGATAAAGAAGACCATACTCCTTAATCTATGCTACAAGTTTCATCTGCAGAAGCCCTTTTtcaaaaacaagatttttttatctTCACGGTAGGCTAGCTTTGGGGAAAGGAAGCTACTCCCTAAGTGAAAGGTTAAAGGTTCCTTAAAAAACGtgtaatatagttaattaaaaatcaagCAGACGTACATATTGTACACTGACAGTCCGTAACTGTGTAGTTCTCATCAATGGACTGCAGTTCAATTGTTTCTGACAGACCAATTTAAACCAATTCTATTAAAAAGAAAAGTGACAGCATACCCAAGTTCTCTTTGTacttatttcaagtttatactttttgaatatttaaatgatgaattacaactaagtttaaaattttttttctgtataacgtataaaaatacagaacaaaattgaaaaagtttagatacttaattatattttatactttaacatTTAATCATCTCCAATAAAATGCGATCAAAAATGAAAGCGTACAACTTTATGGGGTTCACCATTGTGCTTGAGCACTAATTAAAATGGCCACTAGTCCAGCTGGGTTTTAAGATGACTCGTTATAgatatacacaaaattttaccCGACAGTTAGGCCTAGTAAGACAAATgcttcaaaacatattttaaataataaaaagatcaTTTTGAAATAGATATATTCAACGTCTGcttgatttttaattaactatattacactttttttaaggAACCTTTCACTTAGGGAGTAGCTTCCTTTCCCCAAAGCTAGCCTACCGTGAAgataaaaaatcttgtttttgaAAAAGGGCTTCTGCAGATGAAACTTGTAGCATAGATTAAGGAGTATGGTCTTCTTTATCACTAAATCTTAACTCTAAAATTACCGACTAATTCATTTTAGGAAAGTTAACATCCCTTTTGTAGATCataataaaatcacaaatttgttaactattttataactGGTTGAATTGTTTGCTTGGCAATACATCACAATTTATGACAGCCCCCTCTTCTACTCATCCTTATCgtatgtattaaaagtataacTTTCTCAAGTGACGGATATAGTGTATAGTTTTTACTGCAGTTCCAACCTATTGtactctaaaaaaatatttacaattcagCGTTTAAACCTCGTCACAACAACATAAATATCATTGTGAGAGTGGAAGATCGTCATTATAAAGAGTAGAGACGTTATCAGACAGTGTGAACCACAGACTCccataacaataacatttacagtTCAGCGGCAACTAAACTGTTATTTCGCCCTCCGCCTCAAACTGTACATATACTACCCTGCTTGGATCATCGGTGAAAGACTGGCGTAAAATCCCACTCCTAATGGGTTCTTGAAAATAAatgctaaaaatgtatataaaataaataataaaattgagccaaatAGCTAATgtgaattctaaatataaatgttttatatgtttgttgtctttattatattgtttattaatattaatacatcatCACTTGTTCGGTAAATACgtatcatttttaagatattgcCATTTAAACTgcgataaattataaataacttattacttCCATTCTTCAAATTgttcttttcttttaataaacacTTGAAATTTGCTTAACTATTTGTTTTCGTGGTAAAACAAAAGAAACCATACACATAGTATGGAAAATATCGTACCTTATGATACATATTCACTTTTATACAATTTCGCTATTTTTGCGCCTCTAggcaacaataaataacattattgttatcAGTCAGCCGAGCAGTGCGGACCTTATCGCTGTGCGCCGAGCTCAAGGTCATAGTGAGCCACGTGTAGGTCGATCGTGTTCCGacactaataatttttataaaaatcgcGAAGTGACGATTTTCAAATAATGCCGGTTAACTGCAGTGTCTGTAACTCAGCGTGTGATGGTGAACCTAACTTGGTGAGGTGTGCAGAGAACTGTGGAGCAGTGTGCCATCTTAACTGTGTTCCGCAGAAAACAAGGAGTTCCAAGAAAGATTGGATATGTAATTCCTGTAAACCGGAGTCCTCATCAGTGGCCAGTAGCAAATCAGCAGGAACCACGACCATCAGCAAGGAGTTTCTAGTCAACACTATCGAGGCATTCAAGAAAGAAATGCTGAAAGAGTTGAAGAAGATTGCCACCGAGAACGTTAGCCTCAGCACCTCGTTGAGCTTCCTCAATACCACAGTTGAGGAAAGTAACAAACTAATGGAGAATGTCaggaaagaattaaagaaaaccCAGGAAGATAACCTTAAGCTTCAGAAAGAGAACTTGGAGCTACGGAACAACGTTTCGAATCTGGAGGTACGGGTGAGAAACCTAGAACAGTACTCCaggaaacaaaatatagaaatcGACGGAGTGCCTGAATCAAATAATGAAGATGTTTACGCCATCATCCACGACGTTGGGAGAGCCATCGGAGTCGAGCTGAAGAGAGAAAGAGTGGTAGCAGCTCACCGCATACCTTCCTTTAATAAGAAGAGGACGCCGCCTATCATTGTCCGGTTCTCTACCTTCGAGGAAAAGGACGTCTGGATCAGCAGCTTCAGGAACGTGCGACCACTGACAGCCAATAAGATCAACCCGAGATTCAACTTACAGAATAAAGTGTTTATCAATGAACATCTCTCGCCAGAAAATAAACAACTCCTCTCAAGGACCAAAGAGGCTGCGAAAACGAAGGGGTACAAATACGTGTGGACCAGGGACGGCAAGATCTTCGTGCGAAGAGGCGAAGGAGAAAAATGTAAGAAGGTTGACACTTTCGCTGATTTAGATAAGTTGTAAATAGTTTATGCTACGCGTAATTAGATctaagtatgttattttttagctattttctattcatatttaactCTTTAACACTATATgagttgtatatttaatacattggATCAGTCTTTCTTccctgtaaacaaattcaatcaTATATGAAGGGTGCAGGAGAAAAACCAACTTAGTCCAAAAAATCGATTTACAGATTATGATGCCATTCGATAGTCTGTGGTCCATATTTTAACATGCCAAAAGCTGCTGCAGGAGAATAACTAACTGAGTTACAAGATACagccatttaaaatgttgtaccgCAGGGGAAAAACTAACTCAGTCCATCTGGTTCAGGGGAAAAAGCAACTGAGTCCCACAGTCAGCTGACCTTAGCGCATGCGCAAACAATCCATACTCTGTGGTTCAGCTGTAGCAGACTAAACAACACACTCCTTATTGTCTCTGTTGTGTTAGTTTGTACTGTTGAAGTGAAGTTTTAggttattagtgtttattttggtGTGCGTATTTGAATTAGCGTTGGTGAATATTGTGTTTAGTGCCCAATCACTTGAAAATGATTGACGGTGAGCTgcaaagtgaaagtgatgatgaAGCCACTAGGGTAAAGTGAAGTAAAAACTacgaaaaaacgaaaaataactgGGAGAGTTAGGGATGTCGCCAAAAAGCTACGGGCTTGCTCATATGAAACGGGTGAAGATTGCCGTTGTAAAACGATACGAATGTTTTCAACAAGTTACACCAGAAGAG
This Homalodisca vitripennis isolate AUS2020 chromosome 3, UT_GWSS_2.1, whole genome shotgun sequence DNA region includes the following protein-coding sequences:
- the LOC124358452 gene encoding uncharacterized protein LOC124358452, which translates into the protein MNRSRRDPRPPVYLTSEEIEECCMLPPDSSDDDSADDSDADPDLAHTNRLERFMQSKYNNDEEMNSEEDNLAEIRNETSSQAEEEEPSTSTQAPRKTNKNKPPPPFGQMWILPKV
- the LOC124358453 gene encoding uncharacterized protein LOC124358453; the protein is MPVNCSVCNSACDGEPNLVRCAENCGAVCHLNCVPQKTRSSKKDWICNSCKPESSSVASSKSAGTTTISKEFLVNTIEAFKKEMLKELKKIATENVSLSTSLSFLNTTVEESNKLMENVRKELKKTQEDNLKLQKENLELRNNVSNLEVRVRNLEQYSRKQNIEIDGVPESNNEDVYAIIHDVGRAIGVELKRERVVAAHRIPSFNKKRTPPIIVRFSTFEEKDVWISSFRNVRPLTANKINPRFNLQNKVFINEHLSPENKQLLSRTKEAAKTKGYKYVWTRDGKIFVRRGEGEKCKKVDTFADLDKL